In Halopseudomonas nanhaiensis, a single window of DNA contains:
- a CDS encoding DUF1641 domain-containing protein, with protein MAEPIDYDVKPTPIGPDAHEELERLLQSLHEGGVLRFANDLVSSKSEVTKVLVDGLNQEGSLNAVQNLSILLMALSRIEPGEFYKVVFGLKDAMTELSRHAPQNKREDAPGITGAYKMLHDDKLWASLTPLIGALKVFAERLGEDTEKPVTKFTGKQTEL; from the coding sequence ATGGCAGAACCAATCGATTATGACGTCAAACCCACGCCCATCGGTCCCGACGCGCACGAAGAGCTCGAGCGATTGCTGCAAAGCCTGCATGAAGGCGGCGTTCTGCGCTTTGCCAACGATCTGGTGTCATCCAAGAGCGAAGTGACCAAGGTGCTGGTCGACGGACTCAATCAGGAAGGCTCCCTCAACGCGGTTCAGAACCTGTCGATTCTGCTCATGGCGCTATCGCGTATCGAGCCAGGGGAATTCTACAAGGTGGTGTTCGGGCTGAAGGATGCCATGACAGAGCTGAGCCGACACGCACCACAGAACAAGCGTGAGGATGCGCCTGGCATCACCGGCGCATACAAGATGCTACACGACGACAAACTCTGGGCTTCGCTTACGCCACTCATCGGCGCCCTTAAGGTGTTCGCCGAGCGCCTGGGTGAGGATACCGAGAAGCCGGTCACCAAGTTCACCGGCAAGCAGACCGAGCTGTAA